A single genomic interval of Streptomyces showdoensis harbors:
- a CDS encoding phage portal protein, whose translation MTIPTLPLLDLSDDEKQILTLLRTDLLAQRFKLEVLDAYFNGEQVIRDLGISIPPQLKTLHTVIGWPRVGVEALEQRLDLEAFRWADGTDSAELEEIAEANDLYDESSLAHLDALTYGREYVTVGTADDDGAPPIITYESPLDMTLAWDARLRKPLYALRECQDRYDFGLTPDERLVTLYLPDQTIHAVQEGSDWRVLDRDEHGLGVVTVLRMANRQRTGDRVGKSEITPEVRSITDAACRRLMGIEVAAEFFGAPQRYILGASESAFQDAEGNAKSAWETYIGRVLALERDEDGNVPTVGAFTAHDPSGQTKIIDLYARIMSSQLSVPPHMLGYTSDNPASADAIRSAEGALVKKAERRIRRFGATHRATMRLALWVRDGEPPDPARRIDTVWRNPATPTIAAQTDAAVKMVQAGLLPADSEVALEMAGLTEDQRQRVASERRRAQGRQLLASLTLDDTEGAVEPEGADGVNGF comes from the coding sequence GTGACGATTCCCACCCTCCCCCTGCTCGACCTGTCGGACGACGAGAAGCAGATCCTCACTTTGCTGCGAACCGATCTGCTGGCGCAGCGCTTCAAGCTGGAAGTGCTGGACGCCTACTTCAACGGCGAGCAGGTGATTCGTGACCTGGGGATCAGCATCCCGCCGCAGCTGAAGACCCTGCACACGGTTATCGGCTGGCCGCGGGTCGGGGTGGAGGCGCTTGAGCAGCGCCTCGACCTCGAGGCGTTCCGATGGGCCGACGGCACGGACTCCGCGGAGCTGGAGGAGATCGCCGAGGCCAACGACCTCTACGACGAGTCGAGCCTGGCGCACCTGGACGCCCTCACCTATGGCCGCGAGTACGTGACCGTCGGCACGGCCGACGACGATGGCGCCCCGCCGATCATCACCTACGAGTCGCCGCTCGACATGACGCTGGCGTGGGACGCCCGGCTGCGGAAGCCCCTGTATGCCCTGCGTGAGTGCCAGGACCGGTACGACTTCGGTCTGACGCCGGACGAGCGCTTGGTGACGCTGTACCTGCCAGACCAGACGATCCATGCTGTGCAGGAAGGCAGCGACTGGCGGGTGCTGGACCGGGACGAGCACGGGCTCGGCGTGGTCACGGTGCTCCGCATGGCCAACCGGCAGCGCACCGGGGACCGGGTCGGCAAATCGGAGATCACGCCGGAGGTCCGGTCCATCACGGACGCCGCGTGCCGGCGGCTGATGGGCATCGAGGTGGCCGCCGAGTTCTTCGGAGCGCCGCAGCGCTACATCCTGGGTGCCAGCGAGTCTGCATTCCAGGACGCCGAGGGCAACGCGAAGTCGGCCTGGGAGACGTACATCGGCCGTGTCCTGGCGCTGGAGCGCGACGAGGACGGCAACGTTCCGACGGTCGGCGCCTTCACCGCCCATGACCCTTCCGGACAGACGAAGATCATCGACCTCTATGCGCGGATCATGTCGTCGCAGTTGTCGGTGCCGCCGCACATGCTGGGCTACACCAGCGACAACCCGGCCAGTGCGGACGCCATCCGTTCCGCCGAGGGCGCTCTGGTGAAGAAGGCCGAGCGGCGGATCCGCCGGTTCGGCGCCACTCATCGGGCGACGATGCGGCTGGCTCTGTGGGTGCGTGACGGCGAGCCTCCGGACCCGGCACGGCGCATCGACACCGTATGGCGCAACCCGGCCACGCCGACGATTGCCGCACAGACGGATGCTGCGGTGAAGATGGTCCAGGCTGGCCTGCTGCCTGCGGACTCCGAGGTCGCGCTGGAGATGGCGGGGCTCACGGAGGATCAGCGCCAGAGGGTCGCTTCGGAGCGACGTCGGGCCCAGGGCCGCCAGCTCCTGGCGTCCCTGACCTTGGATGACACCGAAGGGGCCGTGGAGCCGGAGGGTGCCGATGGCGTCAACGGTTTCTGA
- a CDS encoding glycosyltransferase family 4 protein, protein MQIVARLHGYPPRHNAGAEWMVHSMLRALVERGHDVSVWLSRYTDDREAYDLDGVQVVPLETRLDAASAIRKADVVVSHLENVPSAGAMARGYGRPLAVVCHNTHLPSFRQMASGDTALAVYNSQWMRREAELFFAEYPRSVRPRQELVVRPPVFAEEYRTKPGDRVTLVNCNLEKGGALFERLARRMPDVQFLAVRGAYGEQILPDLPNVEVLDHVSGHEMRESVYSRTKILLMPSSYESWGRAGVEAMASGIPVIAHPTPGLCEALGEAGVFVDLHDVAGYESVIRKLLTTRAEYQLVSKRAKARSAELDPANELSAWCDAMEALAS, encoded by the coding sequence ATGCAGATCGTCGCCCGGCTGCACGGCTACCCGCCCCGGCACAATGCAGGCGCCGAGTGGATGGTCCATTCCATGCTGCGCGCGCTCGTCGAACGGGGCCACGACGTGTCGGTGTGGCTGTCCCGCTACACCGACGACCGCGAAGCCTACGACCTGGACGGCGTGCAGGTCGTGCCGCTGGAGACGCGCCTGGACGCGGCTTCGGCCATCCGCAAGGCGGACGTGGTGGTCTCCCACCTGGAGAACGTGCCCAGCGCGGGTGCAATGGCCCGCGGCTACGGCAGGCCGCTCGCCGTCGTCTGCCACAACACACACCTGCCATCCTTCCGTCAGATGGCGTCGGGAGACACCGCCCTGGCCGTCTACAACTCGCAGTGGATGCGGCGCGAGGCCGAACTCTTCTTCGCCGAGTACCCGCGTAGCGTCCGACCCCGGCAGGAACTAGTCGTCCGGCCACCGGTGTTCGCCGAGGAGTACCGGACGAAGCCCGGCGACCGGGTCACCCTGGTCAACTGCAACCTCGAGAAGGGCGGCGCGCTGTTCGAGAGGCTGGCGCGTCGCATGCCCGACGTGCAGTTCCTTGCGGTCCGCGGCGCCTACGGCGAGCAGATCCTCCCGGACCTGCCGAACGTCGAGGTCCTCGATCACGTCAGCGGTCACGAAATGCGAGAGAGCGTTTACAGCCGCACGAAGATCCTGCTCATGCCGTCCTCGTATGAGTCGTGGGGCCGGGCCGGCGTGGAAGCGATGGCCTCCGGTATCCCGGTCATCGCCCATCCCACCCCCGGGCTGTGCGAGGCGCTCGGCGAGGCTGGCGTCTTCGTCGACCTGCACGACGTCGCCGGCTACGAGTCAGTGATCAGGAAACTGCTGACCACGCGCGCCGAGTACCAGCTGGTGTCGAAGCGAGCGAAGGCGCGCTCGGCCGAGCTGGACCCGGCCAACGAACTCTCCGCCTGGTGCGACGCCATGGAGGCTCTCGCAAGCTGA
- a CDS encoding phage major capsid protein, whose product MAATPPIKLSDIDSTFLPETLVGPIFEKSVEQSAVMSLAKRVPLAMTANTAVPVPLDVPTADWVEQAGRKPISTGGVDIKQMTGKKIAVLIPVAMEVADSNAAGLWTQLQRDLPTAFARAFDRATIHGKTMKGATGPFADYLAMTTKSVTIGGTSQANGGIYGDIVKGMKETIDDDWDYTGTVLDHRMKPSLLGATDTTGRPIFVDTTQPGTGAALAGTLVGEPVAYSRSVSGKLRRQSGTIDTGLRGIGGDWSQTAYGVGMDITVKISREATYIDEDGGVHSAFQENLVLLLAEAYYGFVLGDEEAFVKYLAAGGAS is encoded by the coding sequence ATGGCTGCTACGCCGCCTATCAAGCTGTCGGACATCGATTCGACCTTCCTGCCCGAGACCCTGGTCGGGCCCATCTTCGAGAAGAGCGTCGAGCAGTCGGCGGTCATGTCGCTCGCAAAGCGGGTGCCGCTGGCGATGACGGCGAACACGGCGGTCCCGGTGCCGCTGGACGTGCCGACCGCGGACTGGGTCGAGCAGGCTGGCCGGAAGCCGATCAGCACCGGCGGCGTCGACATCAAGCAGATGACCGGCAAGAAGATCGCCGTCCTGATCCCGGTTGCGATGGAGGTCGCCGACTCCAACGCCGCCGGCCTGTGGACGCAGCTGCAGCGCGACCTCCCCACCGCGTTCGCCCGAGCCTTCGACCGCGCGACGATCCACGGCAAGACGATGAAGGGCGCCACCGGCCCCTTCGCCGACTACCTCGCCATGACCACCAAGTCGGTCACGATCGGCGGCACCAGCCAGGCCAACGGCGGCATCTACGGCGACATCGTCAAGGGCATGAAGGAGACCATCGACGACGACTGGGACTACACCGGCACCGTCCTCGACCACCGGATGAAGCCCAGCCTGCTCGGAGCGACCGACACCACCGGCCGCCCCATCTTCGTCGACACCACCCAGCCGGGTACCGGCGCGGCCCTCGCGGGTACGCTGGTCGGCGAGCCGGTCGCCTACTCCCGCTCGGTGTCCGGCAAGCTGCGGCGCCAGTCCGGCACCATCGACACCGGCCTGCGGGGCATCGGCGGTGACTGGTCCCAGACGGCGTATGGCGTCGGCATGGACATCACGGTCAAGATCAGCCGCGAGGCGACGTACATCGACGAGGACGGCGGCGTCCACTCCGCGTTCCAGGAGAACCTGGTGCTCCTCCTCGCAGAGGCGTACTACGGCTTCGTCCTCGGCGACGAGGAGGCGTTCGTCAAGTACCTGGCGGCCGGCGGCGCCTCGTGA
- a CDS encoding NAD-dependent epimerase/dehydratase family protein, whose amino-acid sequence MQVLLTGHCGFVGRHLHAAMEARGWDVHGVELDPRHSDALDLFRYSDDVYDIAIHCAAIVGGRASIDGSPLGVATNLALDAWYMRWLARNSIPRAVYFSSSAAYPVALQGPGEIRRLGETDIDYGQPGQPDATYGLAKLTGEQLCQYAAAEGTQMTVLRPFSGYGEDQDDCYPFPAFIRRAKERQDPFEIWGDGTSTRDWIHIDDLVGATLAAVDEGVEGPVNLGTGRATSFDDLAHLTTQAAGYSPTLKHLASAPQGVHHRVCDPSQMLDFYLPKVTLEEGIRRALAA is encoded by the coding sequence ATGCAGGTACTTCTCACCGGGCACTGCGGCTTCGTCGGCCGACACCTTCACGCCGCCATGGAAGCTCGCGGCTGGGACGTCCACGGGGTGGAACTGGATCCGCGCCACTCCGACGCCCTCGATCTCTTCCGCTACAGCGATGACGTCTACGACATCGCCATCCACTGCGCGGCGATCGTCGGGGGTCGCGCCAGCATCGACGGGTCCCCGCTCGGCGTCGCCACCAACCTGGCTCTCGACGCCTGGTACATGCGCTGGCTCGCCCGCAACAGCATCCCGCGGGCTGTGTACTTCAGCTCGTCCGCGGCCTACCCCGTCGCCCTCCAGGGGCCAGGAGAGATCCGGCGCCTGGGGGAGACCGACATCGACTACGGCCAGCCCGGCCAGCCGGACGCCACCTACGGCCTTGCCAAGCTCACCGGCGAGCAGCTCTGCCAGTACGCCGCCGCCGAGGGCACGCAGATGACGGTGCTCCGCCCCTTCTCCGGCTACGGCGAAGACCAGGACGACTGCTACCCCTTCCCCGCGTTCATCCGCCGGGCCAAGGAGCGGCAGGACCCTTTCGAGATCTGGGGCGACGGCACATCCACCCGCGACTGGATCCACATCGACGACCTCGTCGGCGCAACCCTCGCAGCCGTCGACGAAGGCGTTGAAGGCCCCGTCAATCTGGGCACCGGCCGGGCGACCAGCTTCGACGACCTCGCCCATCTGACGACCCAGGCGGCCGGCTACTCGCCGACGCTCAAGCACCTCGCATCCGCCCCGCAAGGGGTGCACCACCGCGTCTGTGACCCCAGCCAGATGCTCGACTTCTACTTGCCCAAGGTCACCCTCGAAGAGGGCATCCGCCGGGCGCTCGCAGCGTGA
- a CDS encoding terminase, producing MAEGEVPEVVTPFTIGPTWKRGPDKRFVLPEYTLGWHALAWTATYLQHYVGAPWRYTPEQARLTLWWYAMDPATDRFLWRDGVIQRLKGWGKDPLIATWSAFEFVGPCRFGRVADEGNEWGVPAGQPLGVQHPAAWVQIAAVSQDQTRNTMTLFPSILTKRAIEEYRIDLGKEIIYADKGRARIEAVTSSPRALEGGRPTAVNMGETHHWVEANQGHEMAAVIERNATKSADGQARTLANTNAYEPGEDSVAERTREAYEAAEAGRAADTGLFYDSLEAPSEALLVEEWIEPTLRAVRGDSTWLDIERLKASILDVRNPPSRSRRFWFNQITAAEDAFLARYEWDACPHEGVSLDEGDEIVCFFDGSKSDDATGLVACRLRDGHVQTLGVWQRPANWPDDVPWRVPREEVDGVVDHTFAMYKPLAFFADPGSGFDDADGERYWDGFIDAWAQRYGKRLKLKAVSSGHGAHAVMWDMRDRRRQQTFTEAVDRFYRDVLERQLTHDGHKVLRQHVANARRRTNAWGYTIGKEHRESARKIDLAVCAIGARMLRRMVMNSPAWAKRSTARGKGRVVVLR from the coding sequence GTGGCTGAGGGAGAAGTCCCTGAGGTCGTCACCCCGTTCACCATCGGCCCGACGTGGAAGCGCGGGCCGGATAAGCGCTTCGTCCTCCCCGAGTACACCCTGGGTTGGCATGCACTGGCCTGGACGGCGACCTACCTGCAGCACTATGTCGGCGCCCCGTGGCGCTACACCCCGGAGCAGGCCCGCCTGACGCTGTGGTGGTACGCCATGGACCCAGCGACGGACCGCTTCCTGTGGCGCGACGGCGTCATTCAACGCTTGAAGGGCTGGGGCAAGGACCCGCTGATCGCAACGTGGTCGGCCTTCGAGTTCGTGGGCCCCTGCCGTTTCGGCAGGGTCGCGGACGAGGGGAATGAGTGGGGTGTGCCCGCGGGGCAGCCGCTTGGTGTGCAGCACCCGGCGGCTTGGGTCCAGATTGCCGCGGTGTCGCAGGACCAGACTCGGAACACCATGACGCTGTTCCCGTCGATCCTGACGAAGCGGGCGATCGAGGAGTATCGGATCGACCTCGGCAAGGAGATCATCTACGCCGACAAGGGCAGGGCCCGCATCGAAGCTGTGACGTCGTCGCCTCGCGCGCTGGAGGGTGGCCGGCCGACGGCTGTGAACATGGGCGAGACCCACCACTGGGTGGAGGCGAACCAGGGGCACGAGATGGCTGCGGTCATCGAGCGAAACGCCACCAAGTCGGCGGATGGCCAGGCCAGGACGCTGGCGAACACGAACGCCTACGAGCCTGGCGAGGACTCGGTAGCCGAGCGAACCCGGGAAGCCTACGAGGCAGCCGAAGCGGGCCGGGCGGCCGACACCGGACTGTTCTACGACTCCCTGGAGGCGCCGAGCGAGGCGCTGCTCGTCGAGGAGTGGATCGAGCCGACGTTGAGGGCCGTCCGCGGCGATTCGACATGGTTGGACATCGAGCGGCTGAAGGCGTCGATCCTCGATGTCCGCAACCCGCCGAGCCGATCCCGCCGGTTCTGGTTCAACCAGATCACGGCCGCAGAGGACGCTTTCCTTGCCCGTTACGAGTGGGATGCCTGCCCGCACGAGGGCGTGAGCCTCGACGAGGGCGACGAGATCGTCTGCTTCTTCGACGGCTCGAAATCGGATGACGCCACCGGCCTGGTCGCCTGCCGGCTGCGGGACGGCCATGTGCAGACGCTCGGGGTGTGGCAGCGGCCCGCGAACTGGCCGGACGACGTTCCATGGCGGGTGCCTCGCGAGGAGGTCGACGGCGTGGTGGACCACACGTTCGCCATGTACAAGCCGCTCGCGTTCTTCGCCGACCCGGGCTCCGGGTTCGACGACGCGGACGGCGAACGCTACTGGGACGGGTTCATCGACGCGTGGGCGCAGCGCTACGGCAAGCGGCTGAAGCTGAAGGCGGTCTCGTCGGGCCACGGCGCTCACGCGGTGATGTGGGACATGCGTGATCGCCGCCGGCAGCAGACGTTCACTGAGGCCGTGGACCGGTTCTACCGGGACGTCCTGGAGCGCCAGCTGACCCACGACGGTCACAAGGTGCTGCGTCAGCACGTTGCGAACGCCAGGCGCCGCACGAACGCCTGGGGCTACACGATCGGCAAGGAGCATCGCGAGTCGGCCCGGAAGATCGACCTGGCGGTGTGCGCGATCGGCGCGCGGATGCTGCGCCGCATGGTGATGAACAGCCCGGCCTGGGCGAAGCGGTCAACGGCTCGTGGCAAGGGAAGGGTGGTGGTCCTGCGGTGA